One genomic window of Methanosalsum zhilinae DSM 4017 includes the following:
- the polX gene encoding DNA polymerase/3'-5' exonuclease PolX → MKNRELANTFYEIADLLELENVQWKPAAYRKAARGIENLTEDISDIYEREGTEGLKSITGIGSNICTHIVEYLKTGKIEKFEKLKKQSMSGASELIEIEGLGPKTIRKLHDELDIKSISDLRDAILKHKIQELEGMGEKTEQNLLEAIRNFEKSHERMQIDVAIETAEDVISYLKEQNKPDIINYAGSLRRMKETIGDIDVLAVTDNSEELIESFVNMEDIERIVSKGRTRSTVVLKNGVSVDIRVIKNESYGSAMQYFTGSKQHNIELRNIALEKGYKLSEYGLFEKESGKKIEGRSEERIYGTLGLAFIPPPLRENRSEFEAAKYDNVPDLIEVGDLRGDLHIHTDFSEGVDSIESMVSMAEEIGYDYIAITDHSRSRKVANGLSIDELKDQWKQIDDLSGKYSIKILKGSEVDILPDGNLDYPDNILDKLDIVVGAIHSGFKYPESKMTRRIISAMESEHLNILAHPSGRLIGKREGYKADFDSVFEAAARNNKILEINSQPKRLDLNDSMIIRAKKTGVKFCINSDAHGSSQMEHVRYGTGQAKRGWLTADDVVNTYTYNKLMKTFDNS, encoded by the coding sequence ATGAAGAATAGGGAACTTGCAAACACTTTCTATGAAATTGCTGACCTTCTGGAGCTGGAAAATGTGCAATGGAAGCCTGCAGCATACCGTAAAGCAGCTAGAGGCATAGAAAATCTCACAGAAGATATTTCTGACATCTATGAAAGAGAAGGTACAGAAGGCCTGAAATCGATTACTGGAATTGGATCCAATATCTGCACTCATATTGTTGAATACCTGAAAACAGGGAAAATAGAAAAGTTCGAAAAACTGAAAAAACAATCCATGTCAGGAGCAAGTGAACTCATTGAAATAGAGGGACTTGGCCCAAAGACTATACGGAAACTGCATGACGAACTGGACATAAAATCAATTTCTGATCTTAGAGATGCAATATTAAAGCATAAGATACAGGAACTTGAAGGCATGGGTGAAAAGACTGAACAGAATCTTCTGGAAGCTATCAGAAATTTTGAAAAAAGTCATGAAAGAATGCAGATAGATGTAGCCATAGAGACTGCTGAGGATGTTATCTCTTATTTGAAAGAGCAAAACAAACCTGATATCATAAATTATGCCGGTTCTCTTAGAAGGATGAAAGAGACAATTGGAGACATTGATGTACTTGCTGTGACTGATAACTCTGAAGAATTGATAGAATCCTTTGTAAATATGGAGGATATTGAGCGCATAGTTTCAAAAGGTAGAACCAGGAGTACAGTTGTCCTCAAAAATGGCGTAAGTGTTGATATCAGGGTAATCAAAAACGAGTCTTATGGATCCGCAATGCAGTACTTTACGGGTTCCAAACAGCACAATATAGAATTGAGGAACATTGCTCTGGAAAAGGGATATAAGTTATCTGAATACGGTTTATTTGAAAAGGAGTCCGGTAAAAAAATTGAGGGTAGAAGTGAAGAGAGAATTTATGGTACTCTGGGTCTGGCATTCATTCCGCCACCACTAAGAGAAAACAGGAGTGAATTTGAAGCCGCAAAATATGATAATGTTCCGGATCTGATTGAGGTTGGTGATTTAAGAGGAGATCTTCATATACATACAGATTTCAGTGAAGGAGTGGATAGTATTGAATCCATGGTTTCTATGGCTGAAGAAATTGGATACGATTATATTGCTATCACCGATCATTCAAGATCACGCAAGGTAGCAAACGGCCTGAGCATTGACGAATTAAAAGATCAGTGGAAGCAGATAGATGATCTATCTGGAAAATATAGTATAAAGATCCTGAAAGGATCTGAGGTTGATATCCTTCCTGATGGGAACCTGGACTATCCAGATAACATACTGGACAAGCTTGATATTGTGGTGGGAGCTATCCATTCCGGATTTAAGTATCCTGAAAGTAAAATGACCCGTAGGATTATTTCTGCAATGGAAAGCGAACATTTGAATATACTTGCGCATCCATCCGGACGCCTGATTGGAAAGAGAGAAGGTTATAAAGCGGATTTTGATTCTGTTTTTGAAGCTGCTGCCAGAAACAACAAGATACTTGAGATCAACAGCCAGCCAAAGCGCCTTGATCTGAATGACTCAATGATCATCCGTGCGAAAAAAACCGGTGTAAAATTTTGTATAAACAGTGATGCTCACGGCTCATCTCAAATGGAACATGTGCGCTACGGTACCGGCCAGGCAAAAAGAGGGTGGCTTACGGCAGATGATGTTGTAAATACATATACATACAATAAGCTGATGAAAACATTTGATAATAGTTGA
- the lysA gene encoding diaminopimelate decarboxylase, with product MFTIKNHLEIEDGQLTIGGIPAVEIVKQYGSPVYVSNESRIRDNFRRYKDAFPDADLYYAAKANSNLTLFKIMASEGAGADVFSDGELYLALMAGIPRDKILFNGNSKSDRELLMAVKTGVRVSLDSIDELRTLSRIAKKEKKIVDVSFRVNPDVSPQTHPKISTGLKASKFGIPHEEAVHAYKEALDLPGVNPIGIHCHIGSQILEISPFSEAMNKMMDLVEQISRLGVDVKFVDMGSGLGIPYEKGKAVPSPKDLADLILPIFKSRCRDEGISPKLILEPGRYIMGDSTLLLTTVNTMKEAAKKFVGVDAGFNLLIRPAMYDSYHLAVVANKADKKPEEIYSIVGPICESGDILAHDRELPRIEKGDIIAFFDAGAYGFSMSSQYNGRTRCAELLINDGMIDVIRKAESYDDLLANQLVPSRFL from the coding sequence ATGTTTACGATAAAGAATCATTTGGAAATAGAAGACGGTCAGCTAACAATTGGAGGAATTCCTGCAGTAGAAATTGTAAAACAGTACGGCTCACCTGTATACGTTTCAAACGAAAGCAGGATACGTGATAACTTCAGACGATATAAAGACGCATTTCCTGATGCTGATCTTTATTATGCTGCCAAGGCTAACTCCAATCTGACCCTGTTTAAGATCATGGCATCAGAAGGAGCAGGTGCGGATGTATTCTCTGACGGGGAACTTTATCTGGCACTGATGGCCGGTATTCCCAGAGATAAGATACTCTTTAATGGGAATTCCAAATCTGACCGGGAACTGCTAATGGCTGTAAAGACAGGAGTTCGTGTATCACTTGATTCAATTGATGAACTGAGAACATTATCCAGGATTGCAAAGAAAGAGAAGAAAATAGTAGATGTTTCATTTAGGGTAAATCCTGATGTATCCCCACAGACCCATCCCAAGATCTCAACCGGGCTTAAAGCATCCAAGTTTGGAATTCCTCATGAGGAAGCAGTTCATGCTTATAAAGAGGCACTTGATCTGCCAGGAGTAAATCCAATTGGTATACACTGTCACATAGGATCACAAATTCTGGAAATATCTCCCTTTTCAGAAGCCATGAACAAAATGATGGATCTTGTTGAGCAGATATCACGCCTTGGTGTGGATGTTAAGTTCGTGGATATGGGCTCAGGTCTTGGAATTCCATATGAGAAAGGTAAGGCAGTTCCTTCACCAAAAGACCTGGCAGACCTGATTCTTCCAATATTCAAGAGTCGTTGCAGGGATGAAGGTATCAGTCCGAAACTTATTCTTGAACCCGGACGTTATATAATGGGAGACTCCACACTATTACTGACAACAGTAAATACCATGAAAGAAGCTGCAAAGAAATTCGTAGGTGTGGATGCAGGTTTTAATCTTCTTATAAGGCCTGCCATGTATGATTCTTATCACCTTGCTGTGGTTGCAAACAAAGCTGATAAAAAGCCGGAAGAAATCTATAGCATTGTAGGTCCAATATGTGAATCCGGGGATATTCTGGCCCATGACCGTGAGCTGCCAAGGATTGAAAAAGGTGACATCATTGCATTCTTTGATGCTGGTGCATATGGATTTTCAATGAGCTCTCAGTATAATGGGCGGACAAGATGTGCAGAGTTGCTGATCAATGATGGAATGATTGACGTGATCCGAAAAGCAGAATCATATGATGACCTTCTGGCAAATCAGCTGGTGCCATCCAGATTCCTGTAA
- a CDS encoding FKBP-type peptidyl-prolyl cis-trans isomerase produces MNVEKGDFIKISYTGKFDDGQIFDTTNEDIAKEHQIYNPRGLYGGDVIIVGAGHTIRGLDEELVGKEVGYSGEVSIPPEKAFGEHDPKMVEAYSISKFKDKNVQPGMQVEVEGKRGVVVQVIGRRARVDFNHPLAGKEVTYEYTIENKIEDIPEQIKGLLALYTGIPDIEVEMDGMRGRIITPPEITFNQRWLMSKGRIAEEILENTSVEEIEYVEKYSKQKEEENLEAESEETSAE; encoded by the coding sequence TTGAATGTGGAAAAAGGAGATTTTATAAAGATATCTTATACCGGAAAGTTCGATGATGGTCAAATATTTGATACTACCAACGAAGATATTGCAAAAGAACATCAGATATACAATCCACGGGGACTTTATGGTGGAGATGTGATTATTGTAGGTGCCGGGCACACTATTAGAGGTCTTGATGAAGAACTTGTAGGCAAGGAGGTTGGATATTCCGGAGAGGTTTCAATTCCTCCTGAAAAAGCATTTGGAGAACATGATCCCAAAATGGTGGAAGCCTATTCAATCTCAAAGTTTAAGGACAAGAATGTCCAGCCTGGTATGCAGGTGGAAGTTGAAGGCAAGCGTGGTGTTGTTGTACAGGTTATAGGACGCCGTGCACGTGTTGATTTTAATCATCCTCTTGCAGGTAAGGAAGTTACCTATGAGTATACCATAGAAAATAAGATAGAAGATATACCTGAACAGATTAAAGGACTTCTGGCGCTTTATACTGGCATTCCTGATATAGAAGTAGAAATGGATGGCATGAGAGGAAGGATCATCACTCCTCCTGAGATAACTTTCAATCAACGCTGGCTTATGTCTAAGGGTCGGATCGCAGAAGAAATTCTGGAAAATACCAGTGTTGAAGAAATTGAATATGTAGAAAAGTATTCAAAACAGAAAGAAGAGGAAAATTTAGAAGCAGAATCTGAAGAAACTTCTGCTGAATAA
- a CDS encoding MarC family protein, whose protein sequence is MDPVAFFIFAFISLFVIVSPIGAVVIFISLTNEMTVSQKNTIAKHAVILAFLIAVFFAISGEAILNLFGISVDSLRVAGGILLFTIAFDMIQAKISRESVTEKEVDVAHSREDIWIFPIAMPMLVGPGTITTVIVLSGNTDIFYRVILIIAIALTFAIALIALLFSRRIHRWIGYTGMAVIIRILGLFLAAIAVDMISRGIWNIYTSL, encoded by the coding sequence ATGGACCCAGTTGCATTTTTCATATTTGCTTTCATATCACTGTTTGTAATTGTAAGTCCAATCGGAGCTGTCGTGATATTTATTTCTCTTACTAATGAAATGACAGTCTCACAGAAGAACACAATAGCCAAACACGCAGTAATTCTTGCGTTCTTGATTGCCGTGTTCTTTGCAATATCCGGTGAAGCCATACTGAACTTATTTGGAATAAGTGTTGATTCACTAAGGGTTGCAGGTGGAATACTTCTGTTCACCATAGCATTTGATATGATCCAGGCAAAGATCTCCAGGGAAAGTGTTACTGAAAAAGAGGTTGATGTGGCACATTCACGGGAAGATATCTGGATATTTCCAATCGCAATGCCTATGCTGGTCGGTCCTGGAACAATCACCACTGTAATTGTCCTTTCCGGAAATACTGATATATTTTACAGAGTCATTTTAATAATAGCAATTGCTCTTACTTTTGCAATTGCATTGATTGCATTGCTTTTTTCCAGAAGGATTCACCGATGGATAGGTTATACAGGAATGGCTGTGATTATCAGAATTCTTGGGCTGTTTCTGGCAGCCATTGCGGTAGATATGATATCAAGAGGTATATGGAACATATATACATCTTTATGA
- a CDS encoding serine/threonine-protein kinase RIO2, translating to MIDQTVKIFKELDSRDIRILMGIEAGMQRHEWVPVEELMKFTGFTYEKLQFKLGKLMKNDLVLIRSAPYEGYQIYFPGYDVLAINTFVKRNTVSAIGDEIGVGKESIVHEAISEPDIGIGDPLSVVIKFHRQGMTSFKQVKRTREHLVDKEHFSWIYAARLAAQREYDVMQKIYPDVSVPRPIDHNRHAIVMELIEGNSLNKTKLLDPQYFLDEILEQIKTLYSFGIIHADLSEYNIFVNPKGVKIIDWPQYVTQDHPHADELLERDVNNVLNHFSRKYKIRRSSKSAIEDICGCRDDS from the coding sequence ATGATAGATCAGACGGTAAAAATCTTTAAAGAACTGGATTCCAGGGATATCAGAATATTGATGGGTATAGAGGCAGGTATGCAGCGCCATGAATGGGTGCCTGTAGAAGAACTTATGAAATTTACAGGCTTTACATATGAAAAACTGCAGTTTAAACTGGGGAAACTGATGAAAAATGATCTTGTTCTCATAAGGTCGGCACCTTATGAAGGATATCAGATATATTTTCCCGGATATGATGTACTGGCAATCAACACATTTGTAAAAAGAAATACTGTCAGTGCAATTGGTGATGAGATCGGAGTAGGTAAAGAGTCAATAGTTCATGAAGCTATCAGTGAACCTGATATAGGAATAGGAGATCCGTTATCTGTAGTTATAAAATTTCACAGGCAGGGGATGACCAGCTTTAAACAGGTCAAAAGAACGAGGGAACACCTTGTTGATAAAGAACATTTTTCATGGATATATGCTGCACGTCTGGCAGCACAAAGAGAATATGATGTAATGCAAAAAATATATCCGGATGTATCAGTGCCCAGACCCATTGATCACAATCGACATGCTATAGTCATGGAGCTAATTGAAGGAAATTCTCTTAACAAAACAAAACTGCTTGATCCGCAATATTTTCTGGATGAAATATTGGAACAGATAAAAACACTCTATTCTTTTGGCATAATTCATGCTGATCTGAGTGAGTACAATATTTTTGTTAATCCCAAAGGAGTTAAAATTATAGACTGGCCCCAGTATGTGACACAGGATCATCCACATGCAGATGAGCTTTTGGAGAGGGATGTAAACAATGTTCTCAATCACTTTAGTCGAAAATACAAGATCCGCAGAAGTTCTAAAAGTGCCATTGAAGATATATGTGGTTGCAGGGATGATTCGTAG
- a CDS encoding DUF460 domain-containing protein, with amino-acid sequence MQNEIIYGIDIAKNSPRSRELPKYSVVVLKNGDAQAHNMVPRHRILKMVRNDHPSIIAVDNIFELASNKRELIHFLSKLPSDVKLVQVTGGITKKSLVRLAHENNISFNRFDPDEEAETCARLAAQGIGCEVSLFEDITKIKISRARSLGRGGWSQNRYRRKVHGAVKVKSREIESILEKESKEKDFTYSRKIVEGFGGYVRCEFTVNKRRDEISVKSSSTSDVQVNVRSVERDKIKYLPLKQNTRKFTIVGVDPGTTVGIAVLSLDGELLFLKSCRSISHDETVKTIAKYGKPVVVATDVTPTPSAVEKIRRSFNAVIGSPGEQIASEEKIALARSFNFSYSNDHERDALSAALFALKSYRTIFEKIDKKAPPNCDVDKVRTYVIQGCSVDEAIEKAVFSVNTGLHKSGNVRKESETESDDESRQMAENLKRKNKEINELMEYVLELKDEIAKKDQRISKLELMVNKLRTNAYKEIKKDKEIKIRNSKISRLKKELKQVKKSLHQSYKHSQKLKKIRKMEIKGEGMPVKVISAFTKEDISATRESYGLKAGDIVYLEDPSGGGAMTASILIDAGIRAVIVPDELSYAAQSSFLKSKIPVIKDIPLQRADDFAIVDPEILEKAILEWEEYEQEMRAAEEEQKLQFLIDEYRSKRKRGLV; translated from the coding sequence ATGCAGAATGAAATAATATACGGAATCGATATTGCAAAAAATTCTCCCAGATCCCGGGAATTGCCGAAATATTCAGTTGTGGTCCTCAAAAATGGAGATGCTCAAGCCCACAATATGGTTCCCAGGCACAGGATACTCAAAATGGTCAGGAATGATCATCCTTCAATAATTGCTGTAGACAATATATTCGAACTTGCTTCGAATAAAAGGGAATTGATACATTTTCTGTCAAAACTTCCATCAGATGTTAAACTGGTGCAGGTTACGGGAGGAATTACTAAAAAATCTCTTGTTAGATTGGCTCATGAGAATAATATTTCCTTTAATAGATTTGATCCGGATGAAGAGGCAGAAACATGTGCAAGACTTGCAGCTCAGGGCATTGGCTGCGAAGTATCACTTTTTGAGGATATTACCAAGATCAAGATCAGTCGTGCCAGATCTCTTGGAAGGGGTGGCTGGAGTCAGAACCGATACCGAAGGAAGGTCCATGGTGCAGTAAAGGTTAAAAGTCGGGAAATTGAATCCATACTTGAAAAGGAGTCAAAGGAAAAGGATTTTACATATAGTCGTAAAATCGTTGAAGGCTTTGGAGGCTATGTGCGCTGTGAATTTACTGTAAATAAAAGACGTGACGAAATCTCTGTAAAATCGTCATCAACATCGGATGTACAGGTGAATGTCAGATCTGTAGAGAGGGATAAGATCAAGTATCTTCCCCTTAAACAGAATACCCGAAAATTTACTATAGTTGGTGTGGATCCCGGAACTACTGTAGGAATTGCTGTACTGTCTCTGGATGGGGAACTGCTATTTCTGAAAAGCTGCAGAAGTATTTCCCATGATGAAACAGTTAAAACGATAGCAAAATATGGTAAGCCGGTAGTTGTGGCAACAGATGTTACTCCAACTCCGTCAGCTGTTGAGAAAATAAGGAGAAGTTTCAATGCTGTCATAGGATCTCCCGGGGAACAGATAGCTTCTGAAGAGAAGATTGCACTTGCCAGATCTTTCAACTTCAGTTATTCCAATGACCATGAAAGAGATGCACTCTCTGCTGCATTGTTCGCACTGAAAAGCTACCGAACTATTTTTGAAAAGATAGACAAAAAGGCACCTCCAAACTGTGATGTCGATAAAGTTAGAACTTATGTGATACAGGGGTGCTCTGTGGATGAGGCTATTGAAAAAGCTGTCTTTTCGGTAAATACTGGTTTACACAAATCTGGTAATGTCCGGAAAGAATCAGAAACAGAATCTGATGATGAAAGTCGACAAATGGCTGAAAATCTTAAGAGGAAAAATAAAGAGATCAATGAACTGATGGAATATGTTCTGGAGCTTAAAGATGAAATTGCAAAAAAGGATCAAAGAATATCAAAACTGGAATTGATGGTAAATAAATTAAGAACAAATGCCTATAAAGAAATAAAAAAAGATAAAGAAATAAAGATCAGGAACAGTAAAATCTCAAGGCTTAAAAAAGAACTAAAACAGGTGAAAAAATCTCTCCATCAGTCCTACAAACATTCACAGAAGCTTAAAAAAATAAGGAAGATGGAAATTAAAGGAGAGGGTATGCCTGTAAAGGTAATATCTGCATTTACAAAAGAAGATATATCCGCTACCAGAGAATCATATGGATTAAAAGCAGGAGATATTGTATATCTGGAAGATCCAAGTGGTGGAGGGGCAATGACAGCTTCTATTTTAATAGATGCTGGAATACGTGCGGTTATTGTACCTGATGAATTGTCCTATGCAGCTCAATCTTCATTTCTCAAAAGCAAGATCCCTGTTATCAAAGATATACCACTTCAGAGGGCAGACGATTTTGCAATAGTTGATCCTGAAATACTTGAAAAGGCCATCCTTGAATGGGAAGAATATGAACAGGAAATGCGTGCTGCAGAAGAAGAGCAAAAACTGCAGTTTCTGATTGATGAATACAGGAGCAAACGTAAAAGAGGACTTGTTTGA
- a CDS encoding ferredoxin domain-containing protein — MKLNPENNDIETFAKMILTAARTSPKARGIDDILTGIVEDDEIGTLADTMGRIADKKGKGFEFFKRDSGNIREADAVILIGLKECESSSLDCSGCGYATCQEMLNAGKVESDYRGPNCSIKYIDLGIAVGAAVSKAKDLCIDNRVMYTAGAAARAAGLMDADMIYGIPLNISGKNIFFDRK, encoded by the coding sequence ATGAAATTAAATCCTGAAAACAATGATATTGAAACATTTGCAAAAATGATTCTGACTGCAGCAAGAACTTCTCCCAAAGCAAGAGGTATAGATGACATACTAACAGGAATTGTTGAAGATGATGAAATTGGCACCCTTGCAGACACAATGGGAAGGATCGCAGATAAAAAGGGAAAAGGGTTCGAATTCTTTAAAAGAGATTCCGGCAACATAAGAGAAGCAGACGCAGTTATTTTGATAGGACTCAAAGAATGTGAGTCCAGTTCTCTTGATTGTTCAGGGTGCGGATACGCCACATGCCAGGAAATGCTCAATGCTGGGAAGGTTGAATCCGATTACCGAGGACCAAATTGTTCCATTAAATACATTGATCTTGGAATCGCGGTTGGTGCAGCAGTATCCAAAGCAAAGGATCTATGTATTGATAATAGGGTAATGTATACTGCAGGTGCTGCTGCCAGAGCAGCCGGACTTATGGATGCTGATATGATCTATGGAATTCCTCTAAATATCAGTGGTAAGAACATATTTTTTGACAGAAAATGA
- the mobA gene encoding molybdenum cofactor guanylyltransferase, which translates to MNNLSVLILAGGRGQRLGNIEKALITYEDKTLLEHIIEITKQVSNNIVISLRDEDQKEFFEKMFGTIFEEYTAVIDKQTGYGPLEGIREGLKACSEEYVFVTAVDMPYLNKDVIQLLAKLSHGHDAAIPRYNDKKFEPLHSVYRRNTMLRATEKSIENNEKYVLSPVKLMKDILYVDTTVIQKIDPELRTFQNINTISDMQNLEK; encoded by the coding sequence ATGAACAATCTTTCAGTACTGATACTTGCAGGAGGAAGGGGACAGCGCCTTGGGAACATTGAAAAGGCCCTGATCACATATGAAGATAAAACCCTCTTAGAGCATATAATAGAGATCACAAAACAGGTGAGCAACAACATTGTTATATCTTTAAGAGATGAAGACCAGAAAGAGTTTTTTGAAAAAATGTTTGGGACAATTTTTGAAGAATACACAGCAGTAATTGATAAACAAACCGGTTACGGTCCACTGGAAGGGATCAGAGAAGGATTGAAAGCCTGTTCAGAAGAATATGTGTTTGTTACAGCAGTAGATATGCCATATTTAAATAAAGATGTCATTCAGCTTCTTGCAAAGCTTTCACATGGCCATGATGCAGCAATTCCCAGATACAATGACAAAAAATTTGAACCGCTCCACTCGGTATACAGGAGAAATACAATGCTCAGGGCAACCGAAAAATCAATTGAGAATAACGAAAAATATGTTCTCTCACCAGTGAAATTAATGAAAGATATCCTGTATGTGGACACAACAGTTATTCAAAAAATCGATCCAGAACTTAGAACATTCCAGAACATCAATACCATATCTGACATGCAAAATTTAGAGAAATAG
- a CDS encoding 4Fe-4S binding protein, with protein MLKITPYLGILVLIVSIFGFLFPLLGYLVPIVFITLLLIAPFKGRWFCGNLCPRGSFVDFWIGKITKNVKIPDLLRSYWIRIPIFILLMGFMGYRLLLTEGLINQIGMVFVIMCAMTTAIAIVLGVSVAPRTWCTFCPMGTVQRTIGGNRHQLQFNENRCIECKKCDQVCPMQLEVNVADPKPDCIKCERCIDNCPVTALKI; from the coding sequence ATGCTAAAAATAACACCATATCTTGGAATACTGGTTCTGATCGTTTCAATATTTGGATTCCTGTTCCCCTTACTGGGATACCTTGTTCCAATCGTTTTTATAACACTATTACTGATAGCACCCTTTAAAGGAAGATGGTTCTGCGGAAATTTATGTCCAAGAGGCAGTTTTGTGGACTTCTGGATAGGAAAAATAACAAAGAATGTAAAGATTCCAGATTTGCTGAGAAGTTACTGGATAAGAATTCCAATATTCATTCTGCTGATGGGATTTATGGGGTACAGGCTTCTTTTAACAGAAGGACTAATTAATCAGATAGGTATGGTCTTTGTGATAATGTGTGCCATGACAACAGCTATTGCAATAGTCCTTGGAGTTTCTGTTGCTCCAAGAACCTGGTGTACTTTCTGTCCAATGGGTACGGTCCAGAGAACTATAGGTGGTAACAGACATCAGTTGCAATTTAATGAAAACAGATGCATTGAATGCAAAAAATGTGATCAGGTATGCCCGATGCAATTGGAAGTAAATGTAGCCGATCCAAAGCCGGACTGCATAAAATGTGAAAGATGCATTGATAACTGCCCTGTAACCGCATTAAAAATATGA